In Equus quagga isolate Etosha38 chromosome 18, UCLA_HA_Equagga_1.0, whole genome shotgun sequence, the sequence GTACAGTTTTGGTCCAAGCATGAAATTTCGTCCCTTTTTGCTGTGATTTCTACAAAATTCATTCATAAaagatctgtgtgtttgtgtgtgtttgcttaGCAGATTTTACCAAAGATTTGGGGAAGATTGAAAGTCATTTACAtctcaaaacagaaataatgagCGTAATACTCCAGCCTCCTACCGTGTAGCTTGACCTACTTCCTTCCATCTAGCCCCTCTCTGCTCTTCTGACTCACCTCCTCTGAACTCCAAGCCTGTTCCTCCCAAAACAGAGAAAGTAGTTTAGCCATCTTTGTTGCTTTGGCTTCATCTGTCCTTTCTCTCAGTGACTCATcgtctgtgtctctctcctacTCATTCTCAAACTTAGATATTTTCCTTAACGTAGATGATTTCATTCAAGAATTATTCTCATATCCGGTTTTAGGATATCCGATTTCGGATTTAATATCATATCCGATTATTCTCGTATCTGATCTTTCTCACCTTGCTATATTTTGGATCGGTTTCTCACGTTCATCTTGCTTTTTGAATCCCCGCCCCCAGCCATAGCCCACCCCCGCCCTTCTCTACACCAACACACCATATAGTTCTAGTCTCAAGCCTTTTTCCTCCAAAGGCGGTCTGAGGAGTGCCCCTGGAAGAAAACGGTAGAATTCCTCCGCATTGTGACGTGTGTATGAGTGACGGTGACGGTCTGAGGTTCAGGGTGCTGTAGAATAGGACGGCGGTGGGGCCTTTCTCTCTGCTCATACCCCAAGCGCTCTCCCTTAGTCCTGCACCAGCAGCCTGGAACCCTACAAttattcctttgaaatttgttttgcAGCCTTTATTTAAGGCTTGttttccactctaatctttaaATTACTGGGTAAAGAGAAGTGAGTTATACGGTTAATTAAGCAAACTTCTCAAAAGAGCAGAAAAGGTGACAAAAACTTTCGAGTTCTTACAAGTTGCTGTTATTTACaaagataccacaaaaatacaccCCCCTTTTTTCAGGAAGCTGCctgccttatttttttctgtcttctttctcttttttactatACCTTTGAAAACACCGATCCTTGTCTGAGTTCTCGGTGTTGTAATGTTCAGAAATATTGTTTCTGTTAAACATGGAGGGtaacttccttcctctctcctctggctgTTTCACTGTTTCAATCTTCACACTGTTTCCTGTTGGGCTCCATAACGAAAACTGTTCATTTCATACTTCTGGTTTAGACAAGCTGCCTCACATTCTTTGGGAGTTCTACTGTGAGCTGCGTCTCTGCTGGAGTCTTATGTTCTCTCTGCAGCATGAGCAGCTACTGTTGTTAGTGATTAACTTCCAGTACTTTTTCTACCCCGTGCTCATTTCTGTGTAGTTAACACCTTCTGGAAAATAGATCACTGTCTTTACCCTCCTGGGATTTAAGtaggcacattttaaaaattagacctTTGTGAAGATTGAAAGAGAAATGTGACATCAGAAGGCTGACAAGTACTTCAAGATCATCTATGTATTACTCTCCTATGTTGGGCTGTTGTCTGTACCGCCATCCTAGCAGAAGCTTGGTGAAATGAGTGGACGGTGTGGAGAGGTGGAGGAACCCTAGGCACTAAACAGAAGACACGTTTAAATTCCtgctctgccatttcctagctctgtgaacttgggcaaggtACGTAAGTTCTCTGAGCCTTAGGTGCTTTCTTCTTCTGTAGAATGGGGAGAATATGACCTACCTCCCTAGCGCGACGGATGCTAGCCAATCAGGTGCCTTTGGACAGAATATAAAAAGGCATCCCCACTGTGTGGTCATAGCCCCAAGGGCAAACAGCTGAGCCAGAGGAGCACAAACGGAATGTCAGCCCATACTTGCCCCTTAGCTGGGCACCCTCGTGCAGTGCCTAACCTGAAGCCCTGTACAGCCAAGTTCCAGAGGTCTAGCGTCTTCCTCCATTAGGAGAAAGCCTGCGGAAGAGCTGGCAGGGGGACGACAtatggggcctgcctggtggcttGGCAAGGATTTAGCACTTTAAGAAAGTAGGCACCTTTTTACCTTCTAACTGATCTTGCTTTTCCGCTGACTCTTCTGTATTTTCATCACACCACTAATAATGCCATATGAACATACTAACTCAAAAGTGGCTCTCTTCACGATGGTGCTCAGGGAAGCACTCCTTTTCCATGCGGTCTCTAGCCCCCACCTTCTGCCTCCTTCACAGATTGTTGGAGCATTAAATTAAGCCATGAATGGGAAAACATCCAGAACATGATCCCAAAAACTGAATTTCTTActtgtttctcttttgtattcCTTCAAGATAATCTGGCATTTGTTTAGGCTTCTTCCTACTATTTCCTATTCCTGAGGTTTCCAAGGTAGAATGCTTGACCCCCAAGAAATATTAAGGATGCTCCATTGAGAtgtgagataaaaatgaaaacttttattttatttattttaaacttaaaggGAAAGGAATTTATAATATTTGACAGTACTTTATAGATATAAGTATGAATAGAGATATATATACTGAGTGGGCATGCTCAACATTTTTTCTCTGATACAGgtaagtgataaaaatatttgaagaccaTTACTCATTCTCACAGCTCTGTAGCCACCGCACCCTCTGAATGCAGTCACATTTGTTATTCTTCCCTGCCGCCTTTTGATTTACAGAGGAACTGGTAGCCCCTGCATTATCTTCCAGGACAGAGCTTTTATAATTCTTATAATGaaatttcctctcttcccctAACCTCATTGTTTCATTGTTATCTGCACAGGATATGGGAAGAAGTAagttttttccctaaaacatGAACAAGTTGTATAAGATAATTTGTTACTTAGGATAAAGTCAGACTGGGATCTTTTTGGTTTAATCCTggaaattcagtaaaataaaataagaatgtggGTTCTGGGTCCCAGTGGCCTGCATTGGATTACGTTAAGCAAGgtagttacttaacctttctgtgccttgatctctgcatctgtgaaatgggaataataagagtACCTGCCTCATCTCATTAAGGTGACAATTAAAAGAACTAATACCCACGACATTATTGGAATAGGGTCAGGTGCATATTAAACACTACAGAAGTTTGCTGCTGTCAGCACTATAATCACCTCCTTATATTCACCCCTAGGAGAGATGTGGTCCACACCTATGCAACCCTGAACTGGAAGGACTAGTGTCAGTTCTGGATTCATTCACTTTCTCAGCAAACACATACTGGTGGTCTTCTAGGTACCAGCCACTCTACTAAGTGTTGGATACTCCACTCCATTGTCCAACCTTGTACTTCTGTCTAGTGGACTGTGTCTCCCATCACCAACTTTTGGTCACATTATTATGTCATTGCAGTCTACTTTGTAATGGATTCAGTTTCTACTTCTATAGTCAATATAAAGGGCTTTGCTGTTGCAAAATCACTAAAGACTTTGCTGTTGCAGAATCACTAAACACTATGGACGTCTAGCCATTGGACATTTTAAGGTACAAACAGACTTTCGATGCATTATTAATTCCGCATTATTGCTGTCAATTCCTTAGTTATTGTTCCTCCTCTGGATTATTTCCTTATTGTTCAAATAGTTCCACTTACATGAACTTCTTCCTGGGGATGATCCCTCTAGATTGATTCAAGGTGTATTCTGCCTCATACTACCTAATTTTCAAAAAGGATATATTCTCTCTTAGCCAAATTGCAATCTTATGAGACTGCCAGAAACTCTTAGGGCTTAATATTCTCTTTAACAAATTGAAGTGTTGGTAGAGGGATAGAAGTTCTGATTGTAGTATTTTGTGTGAAAAGCCAGCAAgtttaaacataattattttactcATGAACACTGCTGTAGTCTTTCTTCTCtctagaaaaatagtttttttaaaagcttagtaAATTCCCATTATATTAAAGCCATTCACATTGATCTATGCATGTAGTCCAGGATATgggtagaaagaaaaggaaaaatgataaagacAGGAATTTCTTCCATATTTCCTCCTTCCAGGTCTTTTACTTCTCACACACAAGCTGAGATAATCTTGGGAGCCAGCCAATTCAAAATTGAGTCTGATAAAGGGATGCACTTCCCAGACCGATGACTGACTCTCCCAGGCTCTAGTGACAGAAAAAATGCAAAGTTTCTTAAATACTTgaatgttctttaaatatttattttgttgcgAATTGTTCTATGTCCTAACAAAACTGCCGTGTGTTATGTCGTACACTAGACATGATGAACAAAGTCATATATTTCGTTTTTCCAGCATGTGGGCTAAGAATAAAATCTTGGTGCTGGAATTGAACGTTGTATTCTCCAGGCAAAGGAAATGGACATTTATTGGATGTTATTGCTGCTTTCTTCACCCTAATGACATTATGAAAGTTCTTTGactaatttaatttgaaaatattgtttctgTGTTTCAGGTCATGCAAGACAAGATAATTTGCCTTCCGAAAAGAGTTCAGCCTTCTCAGAACCACTCGTCCGTCTCGAATGTCTCTCAAGCAGTTGCCAGTAccaccccactgcctcctcctaAACCATCTCCTACCAACCCCGTCACCGTGGAAATGAAAGGACTAAAGACGGATTTGGACCTTCAGCAGTACAGTTTTATAAACCAGATGTGTTACGAGCGAGCCCTCCACTGGTATGCCAAGTATTTCCCTTACCTTGTCCTCATCCATACCCTGGTCTTCATGCTCTGCAGCAACTTCTGGTTCAAATTCCCTGGCTCCAGCTCcaaaatagaacatttcatcTCAATCCTGGGGAAGTGTTTTGACTCTCCCTGGACCACGAGGGCTTTATCTGAAGTGTCTGGGGAGGACTCGGAAGACAAGGACAACAGGAAGAACAACATGAGCAGGTCCAACACCATCCAGTCTGGGCCAGAAGGCAGTCTGGTCAACTCTCAGTCGTTAAAGTCAATTCCTGAGAAGTTTGTGGTTGACAAATCCACTGCAGGTGCTCTGGATAAGAAGGAAGGTGAGCAAGCAAAGGCCTTATTTGAGAAGGTGAAGAAGTTCAGGCTTCATGTAGAAGAAGGTGATATACTCTATGCTATGTATGTGCGCCAGACTGTACTTAAGGTTATAAAATTCTTAATCATCATTGCATATAACAGCGCGCTGGTTTCCAAAGTCCAATTTACGGTGGACTGTAATGTTGACATTCAGGACATGACTGGATATAAAAACTTTTCTTGCAATCATACCATGGCACACTTGTTCTCAAAACTCTCTTTTTGCTACCTGTGCTTTGTAAGTATCTACGGATTGACATGCCTTTATACCTTATACTGGCTCTTCTACCGTTCTCTAAGGGAATACTCTTTTGAGTACGTCCGCCAGGAGACTGGAATTGATGATATTCCAGATGTGAAGAATGACTTTGCTTTTATGCTTCATATGATAGATCAGTATGACCCTCTGTATTCCAAGAGATTTGCAGTGTTCCTGTCGGAAGTAAGCGAAAACAAATTAAAGCAGCTGAACTTAAACAATGAGTGGACTCCTGATAAACTGAGGCAGAAGCTACAGACAAATGCCCATAACAGGCTGGAATTGCCTCTTATCATGCTCTCTGGCCTTCCGGACACTGTTTTTGAAATCACAGAGCTGCAATCTCTGAAacttgaaatcattaaaaatgtaatgatACCAGCCACCATTGCACAGCTAGACAACCTCCAAGAGCTCTCCCTGCACCAGTGCTCAGTCAAAATCCACAGCGCGGCACTGTCTTTCCTGAAGGAAAACCTCAAGGTCTTGAGCGTCAAGTTTGATGATATGAGGGAGCTGCCCCCCTGGATGTATGGACTCCGGAATCTGGAAGAGCTGTACCTGGTTGGCTCTTTAAGTCACGATATTCCCAAAAATGTCACCCTTGAGTCTCTGCGGGATCTTAAAAGCCTTAAAATCCTCTCTATCAAAAGCAATGTTTCTAAAATCCCTCAGGCAGTGGTTGATGTTTCCAGCCATCTCCAGAAGATGTGCATACATAATGATGGCACCAAGCTGGTGATGCTCAACAATTTAAAGAAGATGACCAACCTGACAGAGCTGGAGCTGGTCCACTGTGACCTGGAGCGCATTCCTCACGCTGTGTTTAGCCTGCTCAGCCTCCAGGAATTGGACctcaaagaaaataatctgaaatccATAGAAGAAATTGTTAGCTTTCAGCACTTGCGAAAGTTGACAGTGCTAAAACTGTGGCATAATAGCATCACTTATATCCCAGAGCATATAAAGAAACTCACCAGCCTGGAGCGTCTGTCCTTTAGTCACAATAAAATAGAGGTGCTGCCTTCCCACCTCTTCCTATGCAACAAAATCCGATACTTGGACTTATCTTACAATGACATTCGCTTTATCCCACCGGAAGTCGGAGTTCTACAAAGTTTACAGTATTTTTCCATCACTTGTAACAAAGTGGAGAGCCTTCCAGATGAACTTTACTTCTGCAAGAAACTTAAAACTCTGAAGATTGGGAAAAACAGCCTATCAGTACTTTCACCAAAAATTggaaatttactgtttctttcctACTTAGATGTTAAAGGCAATCACTTTGAAATCCTCCCTCCCGAACTGGGTGACTGTCGGGCTCTGAAACGAGCTGGCTTAGTAGTGGAAGATGCTCTGTTTGAAACTCTGCCTTCTGATGTCCGGgagcaaatgaaaacagaataacttatttttgtttaaagtttgGCTGACATGCTTCTACCAAATACAGTATAAATAATTAGGTAGTCTTAAAGCctgtcctattttatttttattttttttctttttcacacaaaacaaaatgtaCACAAAGATTGAGTAAggagtatgtattttttaataaaaatttaattgtattttttcaacattattatttgaaagttttatttgtCCTGAAAGCTAATGTATCTATTATTGTTTTCTACTGAAAGAAACAGTTCCATCTGATCTGTTTTTTgcggttttgtgtttttttctgttcattcttGTGAAAGAGAGGGAATTTTAAGTTGCAtgctttttggtattttttaaacagatgaaGATATTTTGCCAAGGTCATTTTTAGCTTGTTTACACCTGTACAGGGTCCtcgtttttgttttcattgtgtcTATACCAAGGAATCTGTGCTAATTATTTTAATACCAGCTGCCTTCTCCATTGGCCAAGTCCATCATTCTACAGAAAATTCTTATCTGGAGTTTAAATTCACATAAGTGCATTGTCAcagtctattatttttaaattcccccctcccccccacctccaACAGAACCCTGACTTACGTTATTCCATATACCTGACGGTTAAAGTCATCCTTCAGCAAAGATTTTCTAAGTGGATGAAGACAATAATCTTCCACAGTTGGCATGCTTGAATTGGTCATTTATAATTTAACTGATTTGCATTCTTaccaacattttagaaatatttaaaaactaaatccAGAGGCTCCCCCCCACTGCTTTAATCTCAATATGGCTATGTAGTACTGGTGAACAACCTTAGAAAAGccagatttattttaattaaaataggtaattaaatttaaaaatcagaattagaaGCCTGTTTTTTGAGTAATTTAATCATCTTTGATATCTTGATGTGTGGGTACATCAGATGGAAAAAATTTCACTACTAAATCACTCTGTTAAAGAGCTGGTGCCCTCTGGTCAGGCCCACGGAGGCCTCTGGGCAATGTGGTCATTATTCAAATTCTGCCTGTTACACAAAATAattcacttatatatatatatatatacacacacacacgcacacacacacacacacatattaatCAGTTTCCCTCAAGTCTGCCCTTGCTGTGAATGCCAGTGATGCAAGCACAGAACTCTATCTGGTCTCTTTGGCTTAAGATAAGTATCTCATCTAAAATGGTTCTGTTACTGTTTTTTTAAGTGTGAATAAATTGCTAAGTGGATGTCACTTAGCAATAATTTTTCCTGATGGTCAGCagaacttttatttatctttgtacttAAAAATCCAACATAGTATGGGTCTTGGGCAAAATTTTTCACTGATGATTAAGCTGTGtagaacaggaaaatgaaaacactagttGTGCCCTCAATCCAGGACCAATACTACTGATCATGGGAATTTTGTTTTAGGTACCAAATCACATCAACCGTTTTCCGAGCCCTAGTCTGATCTAAGAAGGTTTTGTGACttaacaatgaaagaaaataggaagatgaTTTGGGGTTTCAAAATGCTGCTTTTAAATTTGCCCCTTGATCCTGGTGACTTTGCTCAACAATGCTATCTTGTCATGTATGGAATAGAACTATAGGAATTACTCTGCAGATATACGTACCTCAGTCGTGTTTTAAATGTTATGATACATTGTGGGTGAAGGGTTTGAAAGAGAGATACTTTTCATTTATCTAATAATCTAATCATGCAAACCAAAATGCTTCACTGTTTCTGCT encodes:
- the LRRC8C gene encoding volume-regulated anion channel subunit LRRC8C gives rise to the protein MIPVTEFRQFSEQQPAFRVLKPWWDVFTDYLSVAMLMIGVFGCTLQVMQDKIICLPKRVQPSQNHSSVSNVSQAVASTTPLPPPKPSPTNPVTVEMKGLKTDLDLQQYSFINQMCYERALHWYAKYFPYLVLIHTLVFMLCSNFWFKFPGSSSKIEHFISILGKCFDSPWTTRALSEVSGEDSEDKDNRKNNMSRSNTIQSGPEGSLVNSQSLKSIPEKFVVDKSTAGALDKKEGEQAKALFEKVKKFRLHVEEGDILYAMYVRQTVLKVIKFLIIIAYNSALVSKVQFTVDCNVDIQDMTGYKNFSCNHTMAHLFSKLSFCYLCFVSIYGLTCLYTLYWLFYRSLREYSFEYVRQETGIDDIPDVKNDFAFMLHMIDQYDPLYSKRFAVFLSEVSENKLKQLNLNNEWTPDKLRQKLQTNAHNRLELPLIMLSGLPDTVFEITELQSLKLEIIKNVMIPATIAQLDNLQELSLHQCSVKIHSAALSFLKENLKVLSVKFDDMRELPPWMYGLRNLEELYLVGSLSHDIPKNVTLESLRDLKSLKILSIKSNVSKIPQAVVDVSSHLQKMCIHNDGTKLVMLNNLKKMTNLTELELVHCDLERIPHAVFSLLSLQELDLKENNLKSIEEIVSFQHLRKLTVLKLWHNSITYIPEHIKKLTSLERLSFSHNKIEVLPSHLFLCNKIRYLDLSYNDIRFIPPEVGVLQSLQYFSITCNKVESLPDELYFCKKLKTLKIGKNSLSVLSPKIGNLLFLSYLDVKGNHFEILPPELGDCRALKRAGLVVEDALFETLPSDVREQMKTE